Part of the Pseudarthrobacter sp. L1SW genome, AGCGATGTGATGGCATACTTCCGGGAGGTGGGGCTTTGCCCAAGGCCGGCGAGCTGCGGGAAGATGAACCACATCCAGTGGCCAGTCTTGTTGCCCACCTGCAACTCAGCCAATGCCTGCCCGAAGGTCCCGCCCTCCCCTGCGCCGCTGTCCTGGGCTGACACGAAGCGTTCCAGGTCATAGGGATCATTCATAGCTGTCTCCTTTGTGCGGGGTTTCAGGGCTGGATTGCTGCTCAATGAAGGCCGCAGCCCGGCGCAGCCGCTGGTCCGGATCCCGGCTCCACCTCGCAAGGACCACCCCTGCCCGCTGCCGGTCGCGTCCTGTCAGTCCAGCCAGTAGCGGCAACACTACGTCGGACAGCAGGGGATCCACCAACTCGGCGCTTCCGGCGGACCGGAGGAAGCCCTCGACCCGGGTCAGGTCGGAGTGCAGCAGGAGGCCGGCCCTCGACTGCAGGAGCACCACGGCCGCCAGCCGGCGCTCGAAAACCGGCCTGCCGCCGGGCTGGGGCCGGCCCCACAGCGCGGACGCCAGCAGGACCACGGCATCGTGGTCCAATTCCTTGAACTTCCGCAAGGCGTCCCGGATTGTTCCGCGCACAGCCCCCACGGAGGATCCGTAGGAGGCCAGCACCCCGCCCAGCCGGGCCTCGACGTCGTCCGCGCGGTACCAGGCGCCCTCATTTTGCAGGGTGCGGTCGATGAACCCCGCGGCGGCCGTGACCGAGTCCGGCGCGCCGCTCATCGCCCTCGTCCCGTGGCCGCGTGCTGGATGCAGAACGGTGTCCAGGGCCTGGCCTCCAGCCGTCCCTCGGCAATCGTTTCCCCGCAGACCGCGCAGATGCCGTACGTGCCGGCAGCTATCCGGTCCAGGGCGGCCTCCACCTGGTCAAGGCCGGCGGAGCTTTGCTTCAGCAGCGCAGCAGCCTGGGACAGCTCGAACGCAATGGTTGACCCCTCTGGATCGTGCTCGTCGTCAACGTTCGAATCCTGGCGCGCAGAGTTGGCCGAGGCAATGTCGGCGCGGAGCGCCGGGAGCAGAGCCACCTTCCGCTTCCGTTCCTCCTCGAGGAGGACGCGGAACCTTTCGAAATCAGGCATGGGAAAAGCCTAGCGCGGTGTCAGTACCAGTTCTTGGCTACGGAGTGGTTCCACGCCGAGCACGGGGAGCCGTACCGCTCGCGGATGTAACCCAGGCCCCACTCGATCTGCGTACGGTAGCTGGTCAGCCAGTCACTGCCGGCGCTGGAGTATTTGCCCGGCGGCAGCGCCTGTGGAATGCCGTAGGCCCCGGAGTACGGGTTGGTGGCCGTGGTCAGCCAGTTCGATTCCTTGGTCCACAGCTGGGCAAGGCAGAGGAACTGGTCCGATCCCCAGCCGTAGGCCCCCAGCCTGCCCGAGGCGTAGCTCTTGGCGCCGGCAGGATCGTTGACCGCAC contains:
- a CDS encoding DNA alkylation repair protein, which translates into the protein MSGAPDSVTAAAGFIDRTLQNEGAWYRADDVEARLGGVLASYGSSVGAVRGTIRDALRKFKELDHDAVVLLASALWGRPQPGGRPVFERRLAAVVLLQSRAGLLLHSDLTRVEGFLRSAGSAELVDPLLSDVVLPLLAGLTGRDRQRAGVVLARWSRDPDQRLRRAAAFIEQQSSPETPHKGDSYE
- a CDS encoding TraR/DksA C4-type zinc finger protein produces the protein MPDFERFRVLLEEERKRKVALLPALRADIASANSARQDSNVDDEHDPEGSTIAFELSQAAALLKQSSAGLDQVEAALDRIAAGTYGICAVCGETIAEGRLEARPWTPFCIQHAATGRGR